Proteins co-encoded in one Synergistaceae bacterium genomic window:
- a CDS encoding Zn-dependent hydrolase, with product MGCGSLKIDGESLLARIREFAEIGRDDSEGRTRLALSEGDGMARDRLVGWMRELDLEVRIDPVGNIFGILRGEDESCSNALMIGSHIDTVIEAGPLDGVYGVLSGLAVARAFRESGLRPRHTLMVAAFTNEEGVRFQPDMLGSLFFAGGISLEEALAARGTDGALFGEELRRIGYAGDADPADLHPAEYLELHVEQGPVLDSEGIDIGVVEDLQGISWRRVLMEGAANHAGTTPMPMRSDAGYAAARAIVFLRELAAASGSIRTTVGTLSLSPGAINVIPSRAEFTVDMRDPDEERLLRGEREFTGFLDRLKEEEGVKISVESLARFEPVRFDFGLADSIEAVAKGRSLSTLRMTSGAGHDAQMLARVCRTAMIFVPSRDGISHSPAEFTPEEQLLNGANVLMDVAFELLQKSGKGL from the coding sequence ATGGGGTGCGGTTCGTTGAAGATAGACGGGGAGTCGCTTCTTGCCCGGATAAGGGAGTTTGCGGAGATCGGCCGGGACGACTCGGAAGGCAGGACGCGCCTTGCCCTGTCCGAGGGGGACGGTATGGCCAGGGACAGGCTGGTCGGCTGGATGAGAGAGCTGGACCTGGAGGTAAGGATAGACCCGGTCGGAAACATCTTCGGCATACTGAGGGGCGAGGACGAGTCGTGCTCGAACGCCCTTATGATCGGCTCGCACATCGACACGGTCATAGAGGCCGGACCGCTTGACGGCGTGTACGGGGTACTCTCGGGGCTGGCAGTAGCGAGGGCCTTCAGGGAGTCAGGCCTGCGTCCCCGCCACACTCTCATGGTGGCGGCCTTCACCAACGAGGAGGGGGTGCGTTTTCAGCCGGACATGCTGGGTTCTCTCTTTTTCGCGGGTGGAATAAGCCTTGAGGAGGCTTTGGCGGCCAGGGGGACGGACGGCGCCCTCTTCGGCGAGGAGCTGCGGCGCATCGGTTACGCGGGAGACGCCGACCCCGCCGATCTGCACCCCGCGGAGTATCTTGAATTGCACGTGGAGCAGGGCCCGGTACTGGACTCCGAGGGGATCGACATAGGAGTGGTCGAGGACCTTCAAGGGATCTCCTGGAGGAGGGTCTTGATGGAAGGAGCGGCCAACCACGCCGGGACCACGCCGATGCCCATGAGAAGCGACGCCGGGTACGCCGCGGCGAGGGCGATCGTCTTTCTGCGGGAGCTGGCCGCCGCGTCGGGAAGTATCAGGACCACCGTGGGGACTCTGTCCCTTTCGCCGGGCGCGATAAACGTCATCCCGTCCAGGGCGGAGTTCACCGTCGACATGCGCGACCCGGACGAAGAGAGGCTTTTACGCGGAGAGAGGGAGTTCACGGGCTTCCTGGACCGGTTGAAGGAGGAAGAGGGAGTGAAAATCTCTGTCGAGTCTTTGGCTCGCTTTGAACCCGTGCGCTTCGACTTCGGTCTCGCGGACTCGATAGAGGCGGTTGCCAAGGGACGAAGCCTGTCCACCCTGCGGATGACCTCCGGCGCGGGGCACGACGCTCAGATGCTGGCGAGGGTCTGCAGGACGGCGATGATATTCGTCCCGAGCAGGGACGGTATAAGCCACAGTCCCGCGGAGTTCACCCCGGAAGAACAGCTTCTGAACGGGGCGAACGTGCTGATGGACGTCGCCTTCGAGCTGCTGCAAAAGAGTGGAAAAGGGCTATAA
- a CDS encoding enoyl-CoA hydratase/isomerase family protein codes for MSAVLSSVKDGICRVELNRPEAMNTFNAELALGLDSALQAAEADDSVRVVVISGAGKHFSTGIDLRELVTKERHEIPGYLELMDLHNHRLAAMTKPVIASVHGYALANGTGLALACDFIVAEQEAVFGTTAVNVGLICIEPGLQLARWIGDKRALQYALTGDLIPAAKGLELGFVYSIAEPGKLEEAVMELAVKLASKSALSLRAGKTGFARGEGLTLGRAVQTGGDVFAALAMSEDGREGVEAFLAKRPPVYKMR; via the coding sequence ATGTCAGCTGTTCTAAGCAGCGTAAAAGACGGCATCTGCCGAGTGGAGCTCAACAGGCCGGAGGCCATGAACACCTTCAACGCGGAACTGGCCCTGGGACTCGACTCGGCCCTGCAGGCGGCCGAGGCGGACGACTCAGTCCGGGTGGTAGTCATCTCCGGCGCGGGCAAGCACTTCTCGACAGGCATAGACCTCCGAGAGCTGGTCACGAAGGAGAGACACGAGATTCCCGGCTACCTGGAGCTGATGGACCTCCACAATCACAGGCTGGCCGCCATGACCAAGCCGGTGATAGCCTCCGTGCACGGCTATGCGCTTGCCAACGGGACCGGGCTGGCGCTTGCCTGCGACTTCATAGTTGCCGAGCAGGAGGCCGTGTTCGGCACCACCGCGGTGAATGTGGGGCTTATCTGCATAGAGCCGGGGCTGCAGCTCGCCCGCTGGATAGGCGACAAGAGGGCCCTTCAGTACGCTCTCACCGGTGACCTGATACCTGCGGCCAAGGGGCTTGAACTCGGGTTCGTCTACTCGATCGCCGAGCCGGGCAAGCTGGAGGAGGCCGTCATGGAGCTCGCGGTCAAGCTCGCCTCGAAGAGCGCCCTCTCGCTGAGGGCGGGGAAGACCGGGTTCGCCCGGGGAGAGGGGCTGACACTGGGGCGCGCGGTGCAGACCGGGGGGGATGTGTTCGCGGCCCTGGCCATGTCGGAGGACGGACGAGAGGGCGTCGAGGCCTTCCTCGCAAAACGCCCTCCCGTGTACAAGATGCGCTGA
- a CDS encoding arginine deiminase → MRISVNSEIGKLRAVIMQPPGKGIERCTPLNVGELAWDSVPSVHKAAEEHRQWVGVMEKFGAKVLLFEDLLRDVLALPAVRDEVVSAVLDTEREYLAEQTLDVLREHLLGLQPGDLVDRLFYGMTKDELHEVSGEMALRDLADQDNIWSLFPMTNVLYTRDPAAVLGEGIVFGKMFNRDRMKEPSCLRAVFRHHPEFAGLDAPAWYGEEPDDTTPAEGGNVHCYGKNVFIIGVNERTHPDSIEKIAGRTMERGDITDVLALRFDNPRLGPADSIGLTVHVDMFLNMIDHDAFLFFPYIEKRLTVLHITRGRGDRLNIRREDSLFDAIKKVLRLDSVRVIKVGGDESETVAFTEQRSGSGGNTVTLEPGRVCISDRNTATIRALEKGGINVVPLVADEIVKGGGGPRCTTMPLWRDEV, encoded by the coding sequence GTGAGGATAAGCGTCAATTCCGAGATCGGGAAGCTTCGCGCGGTCATCATGCAGCCGCCCGGCAAGGGCATCGAGCGCTGCACGCCGCTGAACGTCGGGGAGCTGGCATGGGACTCGGTGCCGAGCGTTCACAAGGCGGCGGAGGAGCATAGGCAGTGGGTAGGCGTGATGGAGAAGTTCGGCGCCAAAGTCCTTCTGTTCGAGGACCTGCTGCGCGATGTGCTGGCCCTTCCGGCGGTCAGGGACGAGGTCGTATCCGCCGTCCTCGACACCGAGAGGGAGTACCTGGCGGAGCAGACGCTGGACGTCCTTCGCGAGCATCTGCTCGGGCTTCAGCCGGGGGATTTGGTCGACAGGCTCTTCTACGGCATGACCAAGGACGAGCTCCACGAGGTGTCGGGCGAGATGGCGCTGCGCGACCTGGCGGACCAGGACAACATCTGGTCGCTCTTCCCTATGACCAACGTGTTATACACGCGCGACCCGGCGGCTGTGCTGGGAGAGGGAATAGTCTTCGGCAAGATGTTCAACCGCGACAGGATGAAGGAGCCCTCTTGCCTTAGGGCCGTCTTCCGTCACCACCCGGAGTTCGCAGGGCTGGACGCGCCCGCCTGGTACGGCGAGGAACCGGACGACACGACCCCCGCAGAGGGGGGAAATGTCCACTGCTACGGAAAGAATGTGTTCATCATAGGCGTCAACGAGAGGACTCACCCCGACTCGATAGAGAAGATAGCCGGCAGGACGATGGAAAGGGGCGATATCACCGACGTGCTGGCGCTGCGCTTCGACAACCCGCGCCTGGGCCCGGCGGACTCGATAGGACTGACGGTCCACGTCGACATGTTCCTCAACATGATAGACCACGACGCCTTCCTCTTCTTCCCCTACATAGAGAAGAGACTGACCGTGCTTCACATAACGAGGGGCAGGGGCGACAGGCTTAACATCCGCAGGGAGGACTCCCTCTTCGACGCCATAAAGAAGGTGTTGAGGCTCGACTCTGTGCGGGTGATAAAGGTCGGCGGCGACGAGAGCGAGACGGTGGCCTTCACCGAGCAGAGATCCGGCTCCGGCGGGAACACTGTCACATTGGAGCCAGGACGGGTGTGCATCTCCGACAGGAACACGGCGACCATCAGGGCGCTTGAGAAGGGCGGGATCAACGTGGTGCCGTTGGTGGCCGACGAGATAGTCAAGGGCGGCGGCGGCCCCCGCTGCACGACCATGCCTCTGTGGAGGGACGAGGTCTAG